The Rissa tridactyla isolate bRisTri1 chromosome 1, bRisTri1.patW.cur.20221130, whole genome shotgun sequence DNA segment TGCTTGTgtataatcttttttaaaaaatttaaagaatagaGGAATGTGGATATTCTTGTAAACTTCCTAGATGTTTACAAAGTTGTCCTATGCACCACATATGGAAATATAATGGAGACCTTTGAAGCAACTTCAGTACAGTGAAATTCAGAATGTCCCAGAACTGGGAAATTAGTCATTATGAACAAACTGATGTTATGGCAAATACTAAAAATTAGTACAATTCAGCCAATATACACTACATTGTTTGCTCTTATACATTCATTTGTAATAAATTTATAACAGTATATGACACAACGCTTGCCAAAGTAGGATATCACAAAAAAGTTAAGAGCTGTTCATCAGTTAGCACTACTGGGGAGGACCCGTATGCACGATGAGCTCTCTGAAGATGATTTCCTAAATGAGGAACAAAAATCTTCTTCCAAAGCTGCTGTTCGTTAACTTGCCTCTgcacttcttttttaatttcagaaaatcttttttaCTCTGTCAAACCTCGACTGCATAGAGATAACTGCTAATTTAGAAGCACGTGTGCATTTCAACTACTTCAGTATTTTGGGAGGAGGCACTGTCCTACAAGCAGTCAGAATGGTTATCATTTTAGTAAGAAAACAACagcttatgaaaatattttctcctttcagtaCCATTATCAAGATATTAGCAGTCCCAACAACAAACTAAAATCTTTTTCATTCAAATGAACTTCAAACTTTCCAAACATCACTTGAATCTATCTAAGGAGAAATGGGAATAAATTAATACTTTGAGTTTACCCATATAATTCTGTTTTAAACTACACAACATAAATAATTTATAAGGCTAAATTTGTAATTCTTGATCAAAATGCAGAAGTCACTCCTCCTCTTAAATTCAGCATATTTCAGGGTCCAGCTCAGTTAATTTTTGAAGTTCCATCCCACTTAGCCAGGATTTGTTACCAAGTCACAAAAGCACCAGATTACAATTTAACATAGCTGGGTGGCAATTCACTACGAAAGCTGAACTCAAATCAAATTATCTCCTGGGAAACAGCATTTCAGAGTTGAAATATAGAACAAGGCACATATACTTGGTTTTCTTCTCACCAAATACGCTAGAAAGGTAATTCTGAATAAGGATGTTTTTAACCTCTTATAGGTATCACTACAGTCTCTCTTCATTGTAATTTTTTGTACATCCCTCCTAACCTTCAGGCATCAATTGGtcattctgaaatacaaaatgaCCGCATACATacgttatttccttttttaaaaggtcCTTTTAAAAACAGGCCATCTTTAACATGAAGGCTATGGAAAACTGAGAAACTACAAATATGACCCCTCCAAGTGTAAGAAAATTCCCAGAGTACCATACAAGCAGAAGCTTAGAAAATTCTTGGTCAGACTTCTACACATATTTAGGCTTAAAACAAAAATTCTTGAAGAGActcaaacactttaaaaataaacaatcacAAGTCTCCAAACCCATGCTTATATAAATAAGCATTAAAAGAATCAAATCCTAAACTTGATGAATTTAAAGGTGTTTGTAGGCACGTAACTCATACtgattttaaacaaagcaattaaGCATCCACATTACATTCCAAAAAACTGTTCTATATCCTTTTGTTGACAAGACATAGGCTAtacacattaaaattaaaaaaataaaataaaatgcacacaTGATCATTCCAATAAGTTCACAGAGATTTTTTCTGTCAACAACTTTTACTGTAGCACCTTTAGTACTTCTTCAACTGGGTCACAGAGAAGTTAATTAACAGGTTGTTattcaaaccaaacaaaaatattgttaattttaaaaaattactattttagaAATGTACGTATATTAGCTTGATTACAATAGATGCCTTAAGACAATTTAGAGTTGACTATCTATATTCTATTCCAACTTCCTACGGTGACAGATTTAGAAATTAACTCTTTTCCAAAATactaaaaacaaaatttaataaaCAAATTTGACATCTACCTTAGTATTTAAGCCGCTAAAACATAAAATCtatagaaaaatatgttttcGGCAATAAATCAACAGCAAATGAAAggcagtggttttgttttttttctcaaaaaaaaaaaagaaaaaaaaagaaaaaacacttatttttttcctcaccagaCAACAGCTTTAGATCTTGTACTTCtgcctttggttttattttcttcaggtgAATGAGATACATttgctttgtgggttttcttaTGATGTTCTAGAAAAGCTTTTCTGGCAAATGCTTTCCCACATTTATTGCATCGGTGCAGAGAAAAGTTTTTTGTTACTTTTACTTCAATGCCAACATCAGCTCCTACGTCCTTTTTATTGGGAGAATTAGAGGTGACATCCTGTTTTGAAACAATCTGTTTTGTTTCATCCCTCTGAGGGCCTCTTTTTGTCACCTTATTTAGAACAAGATCAATTGGCTTTTTTATTGCTCTAATTTCTAAACTTGCAGTTATTTTCCCAAGGTAGCGGGGTGACTTTTTATGAACTACAGTTATGTGCCTTATCACATCACGTTTGCGACGTGTTTCATAAGAGCAGAGTGGACACCTGTAGTATTTAACATAAATGTTATTTCCATCTGTGTGTAACTCAATGTGTTTTGTCAAGTTCTGTTTAGAAGTAAATTGGCGTTTACAGAGTTTACAGTAAAGCTGCTTGAAGTCAAAGCCAGCTGAAAGTTTTGGCTTCCTGGTTTTTTGCTGGCCACCTGCAGCAGATGCATTGGTTGATTTAGAGGTTGATTTAGTGGTTGATTTACAGGTTGATTTAGTGGTTGATTTAGAAGTTGATTTAAGGTTTTCAGCGTCCtgtttaactttatttttctgtgctgacGGTGTgctctttttctcatttgaatGATTTGTTCCCTTTAATTCATTCTGCAGAGAAAGGGCAATGGAAGGGGGTGAAGGTTCTACAGAATCTGCTGGTTCaacttttacttttatttctgtgccATTGGCAGTATTGTTGGGTCCTTTCTCTCTTTTAGAGTTCTTTCCAGAAAGAGTTATCTTGTGAACAATTTGCATGTGCCTTTTCAGCATTATTTGTGAACTATATTTTCTCTTGCACAGAAGGCATTTGCATGCAGTTAAATTGTATTCAGCCTTTGAAGACGACTTTTGTTTTCGGGTCTTAAAAGATTTTTTAGCCGAAACTGTATCCAAGAACAAAGGTTGCCCAGGCTTTGTAGCTATATCAGGAGTAATGGAATCCCTTCTTAATCCTCTATGAACTTCATCAAAATGCCTCCTTACGTTGGCTTTTGTAGCAAATGATTTATAACATACAGGACAACTTCTACCTAACGTTACAAGAACATTCTTATTTCGTCCTTTCGCAGAGCActgatttggtttcttttttgtttctatgTACTTCTTTAactcttccatcttttttttgtgCACTTTTCGAATGTGCCGGCGTACACTGCGTCTGGAATGAAATTCTTTCCTGCAAAGGCAACATATCAACTGGTGGCCAAAATCAGAATTATCCAGAGAGTCCAACTCAGGATTTACTGCTGGAGGCTGTTCTTCAGGAGTAGGTATCACTTTGTTTGTAACGGGATCTGCAGGAGGTAATTCTACAGTCTCCCCAGCTGGGACTGGGGCTGAAGCTGAAACAGTCTTAGGTTGCTCAGTGCTGGGTTCCTGTATCTGTACTGGAGCTTGATCAGGGGTACTACTGCTTTCCGCGTTCTCATCTGGGCTATCGGTCCTTGATACATATTGAAATACAGCATTCTGATTAGTTTCTATAGGTTCCAACTTAATGACATATTCTTGCTTATCTACCCTTGGATAGATTGCTTCCAGGAGGTCATTTATGGCTTGACTCTGTTTATCATTTATATCTGGGAGGTCTGTGAAAACAAGCGAaggtattttttaatgatttggtaatttcaaattatttacatttcaaagtATCTTTTAACCACTGTGTCAATTCAATCACAAAATTTgcaaaaattctgtatttgtacTATTTTTCTGACCATTTATATTTAAAGGCTCTGAATAATCATTTTTATCACATCAGTACAAGTGACTATTTTATTAAAAGCCAATGCTGGAAGTACATCCTTCCAGCACGCTAATGTGAAAGCCACCTAAACTAAAAATTAGTCTGCCTGGAAtttaactgttctttaaaaatctgtgtcAACTGCA contains these protein-coding regions:
- the ZNF800 gene encoding zinc finger protein 800, encoding MPLRDKCCQTDHHHHGCCEPVHLLEPGDPPLLQQPLQTSKSGIQQIIECFRTGTKQLKHILLKDVDTIFECKLCRSLFRGLPNLITHKKFYCPPSLQMDDNLPDINDKQSQAINDLLEAIYPRVDKQEYVIKLEPIETNQNAVFQYVSRTDSPDENAESSSTPDQAPVQIQEPSTEQPKTVSASAPVPAGETVELPPADPVTNKVIPTPEEQPPAVNPELDSLDNSDFGHQLICCLCRKEFHSRRSVRRHIRKVHKKKMEELKKYIETKKKPNQCSAKGRNKNVLVTLGRSCPVCYKSFATKANVRRHFDEVHRGLRRDSITPDIATKPGQPLFLDTVSAKKSFKTRKQKSSSKAEYNLTACKCLLCKRKYSSQIMLKRHMQIVHKITLSGKNSKREKGPNNTANGTEIKVKVEPADSVEPSPPSIALSLQNELKGTNHSNEKKSTPSAQKNKVKQDAENLKSTSKSTTKSTCKSTTKSTSKSTNASAAGGQQKTRKPKLSAGFDFKQLYCKLCKRQFTSKQNLTKHIELHTDGNNIYVKYYRCPLCSYETRRKRDVIRHITVVHKKSPRYLGKITASLEIRAIKKPIDLVLNKVTKRGPQRDETKQIVSKQDVTSNSPNKKDVGADVGIEVKVTKNFSLHRCNKCGKAFARKAFLEHHKKTHKANVSHSPEENKTKGRSTRSKAVVW